CCAGCTGTTTCGATCTTCGTGTCACCCGTCTTGTACGGAAAGCGCACCACCGCGTCGGTGTTGGCGACGTAGAGCGACCCGCCTACCAGCGCCATGCCGAACGGCGAGTTCAACCCCTCAAGCAGCGGGGAGCGAAGGTCCGCCTTGCCGTCGCCGTCGGTATCGCGCAGCAGGGTGATGCGATTGGCGCTGGGAACGCCGGCCCCGGCACGCTTCATCACCTGCTTCATCACCCACTTGCGGACGCCGCCAGCGCCGCCCTTTTTCTCGGGTGCATTGGTTTCGGCCACCAGCACGTCGCCGTTGGGCAGCACGTGGAGCCAGCGCGGGTGATCGAGGCCGTCGGCGAAGGCTGCAACGCTCAAGCCGGGCGCGGGTTGGGGCATGGTTCCGGTCGGCCAGCCCTTGGCTTCCGCCACATTGACGGTAGGCAGCAGCGTCTTGCGTGGCTCCACCAGCTTGGGCGTTGCGCCCATGCCCGCCTCCACCGGCTGGGTCTCCATCTCGCCGCACGCGTTGAGCAGCGCCGCCCCGCCGGCAAGCAGCACACACAGTTTCGTTTGCATCACACACCCCGTCGGGCCGCCGCAATGCAAGGTACGACTGTGATCCCCCGCGCGGGTTCGCGCGATGCAGGCGGAAACGGACTTCCGCCTTGTGCGGACCGACTAACCGGCCAGTTCGTCGCGGTCGCGGAAGTGCGCGAGCGCTTCGGGGTTGGCCAGCGCCTCCTGGTTCTTCACCGGCCGGCCATGCACCACGTTACGCACCGCCAGTTCCACGATCTTGCCGCTCTTGGTACGTGGAATATCGGCCACCTGGAGCACCTTGGCCGGCACGTGGCGCGGGGTGGTGTTGTCGCGGATGGTGCGCTTGATGCGGTCCGCCAGCGTGTCGTCGAGCGTCATGCCATCGCGCAGCTTGACGAACAGCACCACGCGCACGTCGTTGGGGTTCTGCGGCGGCCAGTCCTGCCCGATCACGATGGATTCGACCACTTCATGCAACTTCTCGACCTGCCGGTAGATCTCGGCAGTGCCGATGCGAACGCCGCCCGGGTTGAGGGTGGCATCGGAGCGACCGTAGATGATGAGACCGCCATGCGCGGTGATCTCGCAGAAATCGCCGTGGCACCAGACGTTGTCGAAGCGTTCGAAATAGGCCGCGCGATACTTGCTGCCGTCTTCGTCGCGCCAGAATCCGACCGGCATCGCCGGAAACGGCCGCGCGCACACCAGTTCGCCCTTCTCGCCCCGCACCGGCCGGCCTTCGTCGTCCCATACATCCACTGCAAGTCCGAGGCCGCGGCACTGGATTTCGCCACGCCACACCGGCAGCACCGGATTGCCGAGTACGAAGCACGACAGGATGTCGGTTCCGCCCGAAATCGACGAGAGCTGGAGATCGGCCTTGATGTCGCGATAGACGTAGTCGAAACCCTCCGGCACCAGCGGACTGCCGGTGCTCATCATTGCCCGCACCGTCGCCAGGCTATGGGTTTCGCGCGGTTTCAGCCCGAACTTGGCGGCTGCGTCGATGAACTTGGCCGACGTGCCGAAGTGGGTCATCCGTTCCGCGTCGGCGTAATCGAACAGGATGCGGTTGTCGGCCGCGAACGGCGAACCGTCGTACAGCAGGATGGTCGCCCCCGCGGCCAGCCCCGACACCAGCCAGTTCCACATCATCCAGCCGCACGTGGTGAAGTAGAACACGCGGTCGCCAGGCTTCACATCGCAGTGCAGGCGGTGCTCTTTCAAATGCTGCAGCAGGGCACCGCCTGCGCTATGAACGATGCACTTCGGAACCCCGGTCGTGCCTGAGGAGTACATCACGTAAAGCGGATGGGAGAACGGCAGCGCTTCGAACTCGATCTCGGTCGCGGCGTGGTGCGGGGCGACGAAATCGGCATACATCCGGGCATGCGGGATGCCCCCGAGCGCGTGGTCGCGGTGCACATAAGGCACGATCACCACCCGCTCCACCGAAGGCAATTGCGGCACGATCTCGCCCAGCTTGGCGAGGCAATCGACCGTCTTGCCGTTGTAGTAATAGCCGTCGCAGGCGAGCAACACCTTGGGCTCGGTCTGGCCGAAGCGGTCGAGCACGCCCTGCACGCCGAAGTCGGGCGAAGCGGACGTAAAGATGGCGCCGATGCTCGCCGCGGACAGCATCGCGATCAGCGTCTCCGGCATGTTGGGCATGTAGGCCGCCACACGGTCGCCCTTCCCCACGCCCTGTTCGCGCAGTGCAGCCGAGAACTGCGCCACGCGCCGGTAGAGTTCGCCGTGGGTGAGGCGGTCGCGCACCTTGTCCTCGCCCCAGAACACCACCGCATCGTCACCGTCACGACGGCGCAGCAGGTTCTGCGCAAAGTTGAGCCGCGCGTCGGGGAACCACTGCGCGCCCGGCATGCGGTCGCCATCCACCAGCACGCGCACGCCGCGCTTGCCCACCACGTCGCCGTCCTCCCATACGCTGACCCAGAACTGTTCGGGATGGTCGACCGACCACGCATGCAACGCGGCGTAATCCGGCAACTCGATGTTCCAGCGCCGCTCCGCGGTATGGCGGAACGCCGTCATGTTGGCGGCTGCGATCCGTTCCGCGGACGGCGTCCAAAGCGGGGCGTCGGGTTGGCTGGTGGTGGTGTTCATGCCTGTCTCCTCTTGTTTAATTTATTTGTTAATACCTAACTTACGGATGCCCGCAGTGTATCCGGCAAGGGTACGGACTTGCCAGTCGCGGTGTCCATCCACACCACCTTCGAAGAACCATCCGCATAGAGGCGGTCCTCGCCCTCGACGTAAAGCTCGTAATACGTCATCACGCTGCTGCGCCCCGGGTCGCGGCCATACATGCGCACGACCACCGTCGCCGGGTAGTTGACCGGCGCATAGAAAGTGCAATCCGCGTTGATGATCACCGCGCCGGTCGGGACGTCCGGCCCGACGCGAAAGCCCTGCTGCTCGATCCATTCGACGCGGGCCTGCTCGAAATAGCGGAAATAGACCGTGTTGTTCACGTGACCGTAGAAGTCCATGTCGCCCCACCGCACCGGAATGCGGGTTTCGTGCAGGAACTTGCCCTTCGCTTCCATGCGTGTCTCCTCTGTTGGTAGTCGGGTGGCGGCTAAGGTAACATACGGCACCGTATGTTCGGCGTCGCTGCTGGGCCCGCGGAGAATCGCCAGCCCGCTGTATTACACTGTCGCCCGCCAAACAAAGACGATACAAGCAAGCGAGTACGAGGAGAATTGGATGGAACGTGAGTCGATGGAATTCGACGTACTGATCGTCGGCGGCGGCCCTGCGGGGCTGGCTGCGGCGATCCGTCTGAAGCAACTGGCCGAAGCGAAGGGTCAGGACATCTCGGTGTGCCTGATCGAGAAAGGCGCCGAGATCGGCGCCCACATCCTGTCCGGCGCGGTGATGGACCCCAGGGCACTGACCGAACTCTTTCCCGACTGGAAAGAGCGCGGCGCGCCGCTGAAGACGGCGGTCACCGAGGACAAGGTGATCTTCCTCAACGAAACCGGCGGCCACACGGTCCCCAACAACCTGTTGCCCGACTGTTTCATCAACCACGGCAACTACATCGTCCGCCTCGGCAACGTTGCCAAGTGGCTCGGCGAGCAGGCCGAAGCGATGGGTGTCGAGGTCTACCCCGGCTTTGCGGGCGCCGAAGTGCTGTACGACGAGGCCGGCGCGGTCAAGGGCGTCGCCACCGGCGACATGGGCCTCAACCGCGACGGCACCCCCGGCCCCAACCACCAGTTGGGCATGGAGCTGCACGCGAAGTACACGCTGTTCGCGGAAGGGTGCCGCGGCCATCTCGGCAAGCAGCTCGAGGCCAGATACCAATTGCGCGACGGCGTCGATCCGCAAACCTACGGCATCGGCATCAAGGAGCTGTGGGAAGTGCCGGTGCAGAACCACCGCCCCGGCCTGGTGGTGCACACCGCGGGCTGGCCGCTGCCCGCCGACACCTACGGCGGCGGCTTCGTCTATCACCTCGAGGACAACCTGGTCGCGGTCGGCTACGTGGTCGGCCTCAACTACAGCAATCCGCACCTGTCGCCGTTCGAGGAGATGCAGCGCTACAAGACGCATCCGGAAATCCGCAAATACCTGGAAGGCGGCAAGCGCCTGGCCTATGGCGCCCGCGCGATCGCCGCCGGCGGCCTGCAGAGCCAGCCGCGCCTGGTGTTCCCGGGCGGTGCGCTGATCGGCGACGACGCCGGCTTCCTCAACGCGGCCCGCATCAAGGGCAGCCATGCGGCGATCAAGAGCGGCATGCTCGCCGCCGAAGCGGCCTTCGAGGCCGTGGGCGCCAACCGCCAGCGCGACGCGCTGACCGCCTACCCGTCCGCCTTCCAGGACTCCTGGCTGCACGCCGAACTCTACAAGACGCGCAACTTCAAGCCCTACATGAAAAAAGGCTTGTGGCTGGGCTCGCTGCTGTTCGGCATCGACCAGAAGCTCTTCGGCGGCAAGGTGCCCTGGACGCTGCACAACACGGCCGACCACACGGCCTTGCGCCCGGCCGCGGAGTGCCCGCGGATCGACTACCCGAAGCCGGACGGCAAGCTCAGCTTCGATCGTCTGTCCTCGGTGTTCCTGTCCAACACCAACCACGAAGAAGAGCAGCCCTGCCACCTGCAGCTGAAGGACCCGGGCGTTCCGATCGCGATCAACCTGGCGAAGTACGACGCCCCTGAGCAGCGCTACTGCCCCGCGGGGGTGTACGAAATCGTCCGCGACGGCGACAACAACGCGCCGCGGCTGCAGATCAACGCGCAGAACTGCGTGCACTGCAAGACGTGCGACATCAAGGACCCCACGCAGAACATCAACTGGGTGGTGCCACAGGGCGGCGAAGGGCCGATCTACCAGGGGATGTAATCACCCCTCCCGGTCTGCAAGACGGCGCCGCGAACTCCGCGGCCCGTTTTTTTTGGCCTGCGCGCCAGACAGCCGCACTCACCACTCGTATCCCAGACCGAACTGCAGGCTGATGTCGGTGGTCTTGCGCCCATTGAGCGGCTGGCCGTCCCACTGCACGATGCCCTGGACCTGGGCTGTCAGACGATCGACGATCGGAAGGCGCAGCCCGGTGCGTGACCGCCACGTGATATCGCGCGCGTCCTCGATGTTCACGTAACCGTCCTGCTCGTGGAACACCTCGGCCTTGCGCCCGATCAGCCAGTGCCGGAACACCACGCCCCAGCCGAGCGCGGGAAACGTGACGTCCTTGTTCTCGATGCGGTGTTCTCGCACCAGATCCAGCCCGCCCTTCAGCGACAGGCCGGTGCTGTCGTTTTCGATCAGTTGCACGCCATAACCACCGCCCACCGCCGCGCGCAGCGACAGGTCGCGGAACGGATCGCGCTCGGCGAACGTGCGCGCATAGACGAAGCGCTTCTCGCGCGCGTCGGTAAACCAGTTCCGTTCGGCCGTGCCCAGCCAGTTGGACGCCGACAGATCGCCGTCGCGGGTACGGTGTTCGCCCCGAAAACGCAGGGCGAACCGGGCGCCCTTCTCCGCGCCGCGCAACTCCGCTTCGCCGACGATGTGCGTGGTGTTGCTGTTGCCGCTGTTGGAGCCGCCGCTCAGCGTGACGCGCCCGGCGTACTCCACCCCTGCGCCGGACTGGCTGGCCGTGGGATTGAGGTAGGCGATCCGCTCCAGCTTCACGGCGGGCACCTCGGGCACGGCGGCCAGCCGCGTCGCGCCGATCTCGGTGGCGCTGAGCAGCCGGCTCTCCAGTTGCCCCTCGTCGTTGCGCAGCAGCACGCGCACCGGCTTCTCGGTGTTCAACGTCTCCACCATGCGCCAGTCGATCTTGATCTTGCCCGCGTACTTGGTGTCCAGCACCAGCCCTTCGGGCGTTTTGTTGACGACGGTGCCGGTCAGACGGTCACCGTTCGTCAGCAGCACTTCGTCGGCAAGCGCACAGGTTGCCAGTGGCAGCGCCGCGGCCAGGAACGTGCAAGTGCGATGGACGGTTAAAGAGTTCATCGGCAGGTCGCTTCCTCGGGTTGCGCCGGCTCAGACTAAGCCGGGCAACCCCACGCTGCAACGCAACAGACATCTTTTTACCCATGCAATCGCTGCGCCCGGCGCTGCGGCCGGGCTGCCGCTTCAGCGCTTATGCTCGTGCATCGGTGCCACACCCGGGCTGTTGAGCGGGCGCACCGCCGCCTTCACTTCCACGCTTTCGCGCTTGCCGTCCTTCGCTTCGATCACCAGCGTCAGCGGCACGCTGTCGCCTTCGCGGATCTGCGCGGGCAGATCGATCAGCATCACGTGATAGCCCCCCGGCTTCAGCTCGACCGGCTTGCCCGCCGGCAGGGCCAGCGCGGGAATGGCGCGCATCTTCATGATGTCGCCTTCCATCGCCATCTCGTGTACCTCCACCACTTTCGCCACGGGCGAGCGCACCTCGACAAGGCGCGCATCCTGCACGGAAGTGAGCTGCATGAAGGCACCGGTGCTCTTCTGGGCGGGCACGGTGGCGCGCACCCAAGGGTCCTTGACTGCGACCTGGGCCGCGGCGGTGGCGGAAACAAAGGCGGTGAGCAGGCCGATGGCGAGGGCGGGAATGAGGCGTGGGGTCATGAATTGGACTCCTGAACGTTGAAAGGGGAAGAGTGCGAAGGCCGCAGCTATCGAACACTGCGGCCAAGGGCAGCCAGCACGCGCTCGCGGTCGAGCACGCCGGTGAGCGCAACACGGCCGCCACGGCCGTCGAACAGCAGCGTCCGTGGCAGCTCGCCGCGCCAGGCGGGATCGAGCGCATAGGCCAGTGCCTCCGGCGCGTCGCTGCCGTAGGCGAAGCGTTTGCCGGGCACTGCCAGGCGGTCGAGCGGCACGGCAAGGTCGGCCGCCAGCGGCTGCGCCGCCACCGTGACCACGCGCAGGCCGCGGTCTGCCGCCGCCAGTTCGGAGAACAGCTTGAGGTTCTTCTTGCAATGCACGCAGTCGGTGGACCACAGCGCGACTATGGTCGGCCCGCCTTGGGCGGCGGCGTCGGTGAGACGTGCGGCACCTGCACGATCCAGCGGTTGCACGGCGTCTGCCGCGTGGACGGCGCCGATGCTGAGCATCAGGCAGATGCCCGCGATCCAGGTTTTCATGGCAGTGCGTACCCCCTCATGCCTTCGCGTTCGGTTCGCCAGAAGGCGAGCAGACGATCGCCGCTACGAACCAGCCGCGGCTGGTCCGAAGCGCCTTCGGTGGCGGCCAGCGTCCGTGCTTCGCCGAATTGGCGGCCGCCATCGGTGGACAGTTCGGCACGCAACTGGGTGCGCGTGCCGTCGAACTCCTTCCACACGACGGCCACGACATCCCGCCCGGCGACAGCGATGTCGGCGTGCGCCGCGCGTTCGCCGCCGACGCTGCGCTGGCCTTCCACGGCGTCGCCGGTGAGCCGGCCGTAGAACACCCGGGGCTCGCCCTCCCTGGCGTTGAACCACACCGCATGGCGGGTGCCGTCCGCAGCGATCGCCAGCGACGGGCCGTGATGCGGGCAGGCGTCGATGTGCCAGCGGTCGAAGGTGGCGCGCACCACGGCTCCCGGCTTGCCCGCGGCATCGAACCGGGTCAGCGCGTGATCGCGCTCGTTGGTACCGAAGACATGGCGCCACAGCACCACCGGCACACCGTCGACATCGTTGGCGATGGCGATGCGGCAGCACTCGCAGGAATGATCGGCGAGCTTCACCTCCGGGCGGAAGCTGCGCCCGCCGTCGGTGGAGACCGCGGCATACACCGCCGCGCCACGGTAGTCGGCCTTGGTGCCCTGCTTGCGGCGGGCAGCCTCGAGGTCGCGCTTGTCGATCCAGGTCACCAGTACCTGGCCGCTGCCGCTGACCGCGAGCGAGTCGAAACGATGGGTGATCTCGTCGCGGTTGCGGTGCACGGTGATCGGCGCGTCGAAGTGTTCGCCGTCAGCGGCGCGGGCGAAGCGGATCTCGCCGCTGTAGGGCTTGGCGAGCGGTTTGGTCCAGGAGACCAGCGCGGCGCCATCGGGCATGAAGGCGAGCTTGGGGCGGTTCTCGCCGTCGGCGGAAATCCGCTCCGGCTCACGGTTCACCACGCCCCGCGTCTGCCAGTGCACACCGCCGTCGTCGCTCCGGTAGAGCAACACGTGGCCACCTTCCACGCCGACCGCATGCAGCGAGCCGTCGGGCGCGAAAGCAACGCTGGTGCCGAGTTCCGGCCGGGCCGCAGCGGGGGTCGCCGCGGGTGCGGCGCCGTGGTCGCCGTGCGCCTGCGCCGCGGGCGCCGCCAGCGCGGCAAGCGCCAGCGCAGCCGCTGCCAGCAGCCGGCGTCTGGGGGAGATATCCATCTCAGTAGCTGATTGCAAGTTCGGCATAGGCGGTGCGTCCCGGATAAGGGTGATAGACGTAATAGCGCTCATCGGTGAGGTTGTCGACGCCGACGGCGAGGCGGGCCTGGCGGCTGAAGCGGTAGACGAAGCGCGCATCGGCAACGGTGAAGCTCGACACCGCGCCGAAGGTGTCACTGTTGCGGTCGCTGTTGTCGAGTTCGTTGTATTGCTTGCCAGAATG
Above is a window of Azoarcus olearius DNA encoding:
- a CDS encoding acetoacetate--CoA ligase, coding for MNTTTSQPDAPLWTPSAERIAAANMTAFRHTAERRWNIELPDYAALHAWSVDHPEQFWVSVWEDGDVVGKRGVRVLVDGDRMPGAQWFPDARLNFAQNLLRRRDGDDAVVFWGEDKVRDRLTHGELYRRVAQFSAALREQGVGKGDRVAAYMPNMPETLIAMLSAASIGAIFTSASPDFGVQGVLDRFGQTEPKVLLACDGYYYNGKTVDCLAKLGEIVPQLPSVERVVIVPYVHRDHALGGIPHARMYADFVAPHHAATEIEFEALPFSHPLYVMYSSGTTGVPKCIVHSAGGALLQHLKEHRLHCDVKPGDRVFYFTTCGWMMWNWLVSGLAAGATILLYDGSPFAADNRILFDYADAERMTHFGTSAKFIDAAAKFGLKPRETHSLATVRAMMSTGSPLVPEGFDYVYRDIKADLQLSSISGGTDILSCFVLGNPVLPVWRGEIQCRGLGLAVDVWDDEGRPVRGEKGELVCARPFPAMPVGFWRDEDGSKYRAAYFERFDNVWCHGDFCEITAHGGLIIYGRSDATLNPGGVRIGTAEIYRQVEKLHEVVESIVIGQDWPPQNPNDVRVVLFVKLRDGMTLDDTLADRIKRTIRDNTTPRHVPAKVLQVADIPRTKSGKIVELAVRNVVHGRPVKNQEALANPEALAHFRDRDELAG
- a CDS encoding acyl-CoA thioesterase; translation: MEAKGKFLHETRIPVRWGDMDFYGHVNNTVYFRYFEQARVEWIEQQGFRVGPDVPTGAVIINADCTFYAPVNYPATVVVRMYGRDPGRSSVMTYYELYVEGEDRLYADGSSKVVWMDTATGKSVPLPDTLRASVS
- a CDS encoding electron transfer flavoprotein-ubiquinone oxidoreductase, which gives rise to MERESMEFDVLIVGGGPAGLAAAIRLKQLAEAKGQDISVCLIEKGAEIGAHILSGAVMDPRALTELFPDWKERGAPLKTAVTEDKVIFLNETGGHTVPNNLLPDCFINHGNYIVRLGNVAKWLGEQAEAMGVEVYPGFAGAEVLYDEAGAVKGVATGDMGLNRDGTPGPNHQLGMELHAKYTLFAEGCRGHLGKQLEARYQLRDGVDPQTYGIGIKELWEVPVQNHRPGLVVHTAGWPLPADTYGGGFVYHLEDNLVAVGYVVGLNYSNPHLSPFEEMQRYKTHPEIRKYLEGGKRLAYGARAIAAGGLQSQPRLVFPGGALIGDDAGFLNAARIKGSHAAIKSGMLAAEAAFEAVGANRQRDALTAYPSAFQDSWLHAELYKTRNFKPYMKKGLWLGSLLFGIDQKLFGGKVPWTLHNTADHTALRPAAECPRIDYPKPDGKLSFDRLSSVFLSNTNHEEEQPCHLQLKDPGVPIAINLAKYDAPEQRYCPAGVYEIVRDGDNNAPRLQINAQNCVHCKTCDIKDPTQNINWVVPQGGEGPIYQGM
- a CDS encoding DUF481 domain-containing protein, coding for MNSLTVHRTCTFLAAALPLATCALADEVLLTNGDRLTGTVVNKTPEGLVLDTKYAGKIKIDWRMVETLNTEKPVRVLLRNDEGQLESRLLSATEIGATRLAAVPEVPAVKLERIAYLNPTASQSGAGVEYAGRVTLSGGSNSGNSNTTHIVGEAELRGAEKGARFALRFRGEHRTRDGDLSASNWLGTAERNWFTDAREKRFVYARTFAERDPFRDLSLRAAVGGGYGVQLIENDSTGLSLKGGLDLVREHRIENKDVTFPALGWGVVFRHWLIGRKAEVFHEQDGYVNIEDARDITWRSRTGLRLPIVDRLTAQVQGIVQWDGQPLNGRKTTDISLQFGLGYEW
- a CDS encoding copper chaperone PCu(A)C, whose amino-acid sequence is MTPRLIPALAIGLLTAFVSATAAAQVAVKDPWVRATVPAQKSTGAFMQLTSVQDARLVEVRSPVAKVVEVHEMAMEGDIMKMRAIPALALPAGKPVELKPGGYHVMLIDLPAQIREGDSVPLTLVIEAKDGKRESVEVKAAVRPLNSPGVAPMHEHKR
- a CDS encoding TlpA family protein disulfide reductase, producing the protein MKTWIAGICLMLSIGAVHAADAVQPLDRAGAARLTDAAAQGGPTIVALWSTDCVHCKKNLKLFSELAAADRGLRVVTVAAQPLAADLAVPLDRLAVPGKRFAYGSDAPEALAYALDPAWRGELPRTLLFDGRGGRVALTGVLDRERVLAALGRSVR
- a CDS encoding exo-alpha-sialidase, with the translated sequence MDISPRRRLLAAAALALAALAAPAAQAHGDHGAAPAATPAAARPELGTSVAFAPDGSLHAVGVEGGHVLLYRSDDGGVHWQTRGVVNREPERISADGENRPKLAFMPDGAALVSWTKPLAKPYSGEIRFARAADGEHFDAPITVHRNRDEITHRFDSLAVSGSGQVLVTWIDKRDLEAARRKQGTKADYRGAAVYAAVSTDGGRSFRPEVKLADHSCECCRIAIANDVDGVPVVLWRHVFGTNERDHALTRFDAAGKPGAVVRATFDRWHIDACPHHGPSLAIAADGTRHAVWFNAREGEPRVFYGRLTGDAVEGQRSVGGERAAHADIAVAGRDVVAVVWKEFDGTRTQLRAELSTDGGRQFGEARTLAATEGASDQPRLVRSGDRLLAFWRTEREGMRGYALP